A genomic window from Terrisporobacter glycolicus ATCC 14880 = DSM 1288 includes:
- a CDS encoding toxic anion resistance protein, with product MGINLNNLSRDNKNTPQVINNTEVNNTEENFDIVEYTNKKKQELRQSREVEALTSLIEVENPNTILEFGRPAAEGIARISNSLLNTIKMNKNEENSKMIEQLAKIMDRFDLDDFQETKEPSFLQKIFKKASNAIELMFQKYETLGGEVEKIQIELEKYEREIQTSNKQLGAMINENFNFYEELQKYIVAGEMAIEEMDNEILPHFKNLAETSGNQMDVVNFQELTKVYDMLNQRVYDLRIAENIAIQTIPMLRGMQHNNYGLIRKINSAFVVTLPVFKQCLSQAILLKKQELQTKSLQALDDKTNELLIRNAQNVTSQSIQIAKMANSSSIQIETLEKMHSTIKSGIEETLRIEAMNRESIKDNTKRLEELNTSIIYNK from the coding sequence ATGGGAATAAATCTTAATAATTTATCTAGGGACAATAAAAACACACCACAGGTTATTAATAATACAGAAGTAAATAATACTGAAGAAAATTTTGATATCGTGGAATATACAAATAAGAAAAAGCAAGAACTTAGACAATCTAGAGAAGTAGAAGCGTTAACATCTCTTATAGAAGTAGAAAATCCAAATACGATTCTTGAATTTGGTCGTCCAGCAGCAGAAGGAATCGCTAGAATATCAAATAGTTTACTAAACACTATTAAAATGAATAAGAACGAAGAAAATTCAAAAATGATAGAACAGTTAGCTAAAATAATGGATAGATTTGATTTAGATGATTTCCAAGAAACTAAAGAACCATCATTTTTGCAAAAGATATTTAAAAAAGCTAGTAATGCTATAGAGCTTATGTTCCAAAAATATGAGACTTTAGGTGGAGAAGTTGAAAAGATTCAAATAGAATTAGAAAAGTATGAAAGAGAAATACAAACATCTAATAAGCAATTGGGAGCTATGATAAACGAAAACTTTAATTTCTACGAAGAACTTCAAAAGTATATAGTTGCTGGTGAAATGGCAATAGAAGAAATGGATAATGAAATTTTACCTCATTTCAAAAACTTGGCAGAAACTAGTGGAAATCAAATGGATGTGGTTAATTTTCAAGAACTTACTAAAGTATATGATATGTTAAATCAAAGGGTTTATGATTTAAGAATAGCTGAAAATATAGCAATACAAACTATACCAATGCTTAGAGGAATGCAACATAATAACTATGGTTTAATAAGAAAAATAAATAGTGCTTTTGTTGTTACTTTACCAGTATTTAAACAATGTTTATCTCAAGCAATTTTGTTAAAGAAACAAGAATTACAAACAAAATCTTTACAAGCTCTTGATGATAAAACAAATGAGTTACTTATAAGAAATGCTCAAAACGTAACATCACAAAGTATACAAATAGCTAAAATGGCAAATTCAAGTTCTATACAAATAGAAACTTTAGAGAAAATGCATAGTACAATTAAAAGTGGAATAGAGGAAACTCTAAGAATAGAAGCTATGAACAGAGAATCAATAAAAGATAATACTAAGAGATTAGAAGAACTTAATACATCTATAATTTACAATAAATAA
- a CDS encoding HpcH/HpaI aldolase/citrate lyase family protein, with protein MRYFDFIGKEDRKRLFFKEPEEFNKNTDINILKYALGAFLYIPATQYNMMYKNIMGNVKCSRPLAICLEDSIGTSGEEEAIQNLSLVLNNIKGEIKDSERPLIFIRTKNPTQLEKIKNIIYENKEMLTGILVPKANSIIIEKCIEVLDTINLDKIYLLPIIESKEFIYKESKEKAFLDLYNTLIKHKSRILNIRVGITDILGIFGIRRSKNISIYENIICTNFINDIITYLSREELDIPISGGVSEFYDISNKKIKEEYVKEILLDKFHGLVGKTVIHPNQVAIVQALCAVSYEDYMDAKMILESIQSKYGVSRSISGQRMNEVNPHLLWAKKIIMLSKIYGVLNEGIDYNDLLKF; from the coding sequence TTGAGATACTTTGATTTTATAGGTAAAGAAGATAGAAAGAGGCTATTTTTTAAAGAGCCAGAAGAATTTAATAAAAATACAGATATAAATATATTGAAGTATGCTCTAGGAGCTTTTTTATATATACCAGCCACACAGTATAACATGATGTATAAAAATATTATGGGAAATGTAAAATGTTCTAGACCTTTGGCTATATGTTTAGAAGATTCAATAGGCACAAGTGGAGAGGAAGAAGCAATTCAAAATTTATCATTAGTACTAAATAATATAAAAGGAGAAATTAAAGATAGTGAAAGACCACTTATTTTTATTAGAACAAAAAATCCTACACAACTAGAAAAAATAAAAAATATTATTTATGAAAACAAAGAGATGTTAACAGGAATTCTTGTTCCAAAAGCAAATAGTATTATTATCGAAAAATGCATTGAAGTACTAGACACCATAAATCTAGATAAAATTTATTTGTTACCTATAATTGAAAGCAAAGAATTTATATATAAAGAGAGCAAAGAAAAAGCATTTTTAGATTTATATAATACTTTAATTAAACATAAATCTAGAATACTTAATATTAGAGTGGGGATAACAGATATTCTTGGTATTTTTGGAATAAGAAGAAGTAAGAATATTTCCATATATGAAAATATTATTTGTACAAACTTTATAAATGATATTATTACATATTTATCTAGAGAAGAATTAGACATCCCTATTAGTGGTGGTGTATCAGAATTTTATGATATAAGTAATAAAAAGATCAAAGAAGAATATGTTAAAGAAATATTGTTAGATAAATTCCATGGATTAGTTGGAAAAACAGTAATACATCCAAATCAAGTAGCAATAGTACAAGCTCTTTGTGCAGTAAGTTATGAAGATTATATGGATGCAAAGATGATTTTAGAAAGTATACAAAGTAAGTATGGTGTTAGTAGAAGTATATCAGGGCAACGTATGAATGAAGTTAATCCTCATCTTTTATGGGCTAAAAAAATCATCATGTTATCTAAAATATATGGAGTATTAAATGAGGGGATAGACTATAATGACTTACTTAAATTTTAA
- a CDS encoding phosphoribosyltransferase family protein, with product MTYLNFNCDLEIKENVLGLNLEDFLEIAVRNNDKRRFLFVSKVLGKHIACRAKDMDNLGKLIVEAYNKKRNPSSGVVISFAETGTAIGHSVFNYMENDYEFLHTTRESVEGFESLDFLEEHSHATNHNLYFNKIKNFELGEEVVLVDDEVTTANTCINLIKKIHKLYPKERYTICSILNWVEGENLKRIKQLEKDLNCSIEFVYLFKGEFEFKLNDLNIDDNKIKNDKFFEDKNENIQINYINLDMDDYIGKKRYVKYTGRFGLNKIEQNKLKDIVKRESKKLNIEDKNAKVLFLGTEEFMYIPMLFAKYCQGNIYYYSTTRSPIINIDKNEYPIKSKFELNSLYNKNVKNYLYNIDKKDYNECFLFVEFNKDKKVYEEIINIFKQTSIKKLNIVCC from the coding sequence ATGACTTACTTAAATTTTAACTGTGATTTAGAAATTAAAGAAAATGTACTAGGCTTAAATCTAGAAGACTTTCTAGAAATAGCAGTAAGAAATAATGACAAAAGAAGATTTTTATTTGTGTCTAAAGTTCTTGGTAAGCATATTGCTTGTAGAGCAAAAGATATGGACAATTTGGGGAAATTAATAGTGGAAGCTTATAATAAAAAAAGAAATCCGTCTAGTGGAGTTGTAATCTCCTTTGCGGAGACAGGAACTGCCATAGGACATAGTGTATTTAATTATATGGAAAATGATTATGAATTTTTACATACTACTAGAGAAAGTGTGGAAGGTTTTGAAAGTTTAGACTTTTTAGAGGAACATTCTCATGCTACTAATCATAATCTTTATTTTAATAAAATAAAAAATTTTGAATTAGGAGAAGAAGTTGTACTTGTAGATGATGAAGTAACGACTGCAAATACTTGTATAAATCTTATTAAGAAAATACATAAATTGTACCCAAAAGAAAGATATACAATTTGTTCTATATTAAACTGGGTAGAAGGCGAAAATTTAAAAAGAATAAAACAATTGGAGAAGGATCTAAACTGTTCTATAGAATTTGTATACTTATTTAAAGGTGAGTTTGAATTTAAATTAAATGATTTAAATATCGATGATAATAAAATTAAAAATGATAAATTTTTTGAAGATAAAAATGAAAATATTCAAATAAATTATATAAATCTAGATATGGATGATTACATTGGAAAAAAAAGATATGTAAAATATACTGGTAGATTTGGACTTAATAAAATAGAACAAAACAAGTTAAAAGACATAGTAAAAAGAGAGTCTAAGAAACTTAATATAGAAGATAAAAATGCTAAAGTATTATTTTTAGGAACGGAAGAATTTATGTATATACCGATGTTATTTGCAAAATACTGCCAGGGAAATATATATTATTATTCAACAACAAGAAGTCCAATAATTAATATTGATAAAAATGAATATCCAATCAAATCTAAATTTGAGTTAAATAGTCTTTATAATAAAAATGTGAAAAACTACCTATATAATATAGATAAAAAAGATTATAATGAATGTTTTTTATTTGTAGAGTTTAATAAAGATAAAAAAGTTTATGAAGAAATAATTAATATATTTAAACAAACTTCAATAAAGAAATTAAATATAGTTTGCTGTTAA
- a CDS encoding cysteine protease StiP family protein, with translation MGEFGTYSKDDVIFLLKDISNLIKEEGNKEREMKIQSGTHYSEMIPIEYNVSGKYLNLYYEKLKATKYKLAFAVGVMSEKIVKKNGYDVVLVSLARAGIPIGILAKRYLKEKYNMNLPHYSISIIRDKGIDMNAIDYILKEHPNSKIQFIDGWTGKGTICKELDKACEDLNLKYKMKFDSTLAVLADPAGYSGLYGVREDFLIPSACLNSTVSGLISRTVLRKDIIGENDFHGAKYYKELKEHDESIKYLDTICDCFKNQYENIEKEIKNWQDDIITKLADEDVRIIKEIYNIKDINFIKPGVGETTRVLLRRIPYKILVKDINDKNLDHIFVLAKEKNVPIEEVPLKGYSCCGIIKNMKDV, from the coding sequence ATGGGGGAATTTGGCACATATTCAAAAGATGATGTAATTTTTTTATTAAAAGATATTTCTAATTTAATAAAAGAAGAAGGTAATAAAGAAAGAGAAATGAAGATTCAAAGTGGGACTCATTACTCAGAGATGATACCTATTGAATATAATGTAAGTGGAAAATATTTGAATTTATATTATGAAAAACTAAAAGCTACAAAGTATAAATTAGCTTTTGCAGTAGGAGTAATGAGTGAAAAAATAGTGAAGAAAAATGGATATGATGTAGTTTTAGTATCTTTAGCAAGGGCTGGAATTCCCATAGGAATTTTAGCTAAAAGATACTTAAAAGAAAAATACAATATGAATCTACCTCATTATTCTATATCAATAATAAGAGACAAAGGTATTGATATGAATGCTATTGATTATATATTAAAAGAACATCCTAATTCAAAAATCCAATTTATAGATGGATGGACAGGAAAGGGAACTATTTGCAAAGAACTAGATAAGGCTTGTGAAGATTTAAATTTAAAATATAAGATGAAATTTGACTCTACTTTAGCAGTACTTGCGGATCCTGCTGGGTATTCTGGGTTATATGGTGTTAGGGAGGATTTCCTAATTCCAAGTGCATGTTTAAATTCAACTGTCTCAGGCCTTATAAGTAGAACAGTCCTTAGAAAGGATATAATAGGAGAAAATGATTTTCATGGAGCAAAGTACTACAAAGAATTAAAAGAACATGATGAATCTATAAAATATCTTGATACAATTTGTGATTGCTTTAAAAATCAATATGAAAATATAGAAAAAGAAATAAAAAATTGGCAAGATGATATAATAACAAAACTTGCTGATGAAGATGTTAGAATAATAAAAGAAATATATAACATAAAGGATATAAATTTTATAAAACCAGGAGTAGGTGAAACTACAAGGGTTTTACTTAGAAGGATCCCCTACAAAATACTAGTAAAAGATATAAATGATAAAAATTTAGATCATATATTTGTTCTTGCAAAAGAAAAAAATGTTCCAATAGAAGAAGTTCCTTTAAAAGGATATAGTTGTTGTGGAATAATAAAAAATATGAAGGATGTATAA
- a CDS encoding HAD hydrolase family protein yields the protein MVIFSDLDRSIIYSSKFLKDISQNSYECIELKDNKEISYVSLKTMEILKTINENTLFIPTTTRTREQFERINFNKYNINFDYAITSNGGHILKNNRPLLGWQEEVEKIKKSSESIDVMLDLFEPYIKMNGITNFRVAENLFFYIVVDFKEFDIMSIYTYISILNNKNWIYYVSGRKIYFLPKGITKESAIEYICKVENIESFAVIGDSNMDRGMLNITDNAYVLKHGDINTNDIEGEFIRSMEEGIKGTEEVLINLLKKISL from the coding sequence ATGGTTATTTTTTCAGATTTAGATAGAAGCATAATTTATTCAAGTAAGTTTTTAAAAGATATAAGTCAAAACTCTTATGAATGTATAGAACTAAAAGATAATAAAGAGATATCTTACGTATCTTTAAAAACAATGGAAATTTTAAAAACAATAAATGAAAATACTTTATTTATACCAACAACAACAAGAACAAGGGAGCAGTTTGAAAGAATTAATTTTAATAAATATAATATAAATTTTGACTATGCAATTACTAGTAATGGAGGACATATATTAAAAAATAATAGACCACTTTTAGGTTGGCAGGAAGAAGTAGAAAAAATAAAAAAATCATCTGAATCTATTGATGTAATGTTAGATCTATTTGAACCTTATATAAAAATGAATGGTATTACGAATTTTAGAGTAGCAGAAAATCTATTTTTTTACATTGTTGTAGACTTTAAAGAATTTGACATAATGAGTATATATACTTATATAAGTATATTAAATAATAAAAATTGGATTTATTATGTTAGCGGCAGGAAAATATATTTCTTACCAAAAGGAATTACAAAAGAAAGTGCAATTGAGTATATTTGCAAAGTTGAAAATATAGAAAGTTTTGCAGTTATTGGTGACTCTAATATGGATAGAGGAATGCTAAATATAACTGATAATGCTTATGTTCTAAAACATGGAGATATAAACACTAATGATATAGAAGGGGAATTTATTAGAAGTATGGAAGAGGGTATAAAAGGAACAGAAGAAGTACTTATAAATTTATTGAAAAAAATATCATTATAA
- a CDS encoding DUF3185 family protein: MNFILIMSIMQLVIGIALFTVGIVARNSSGHENKKRFFNKMKNQGVLNVILGIVAIIMQLINEELGLISMGMYAIGILFTTVYLLINLIFLVKNSTMSKNNRIIIITGILLFGIFIFLGDIISDKFAFGYRKLNEPIKIGKEFLLYECDDKSHGNEKVYMTINKIEKDNGSCVGDDESQCTIMDFDLRYEGKKPLKLVNENRSFSDLCSFNTIVSSDKLKDGEWEYEFLIEDDMDSEVIHSEYTKNLPKVIKPGATLKNIVYPIAIMGVGYDDISIKDMNLQIETGLKMQHEGKDIREDINK; this comes from the coding sequence ATGAATTTTATTTTAATAATGAGTATTATGCAGCTAGTTATTGGTATAGCATTATTTACAGTGGGGATAGTAGCTAGAAACTCTTCGGGACATGAAAATAAAAAAAGATTTTTTAACAAGATGAAAAATCAAGGTGTACTAAACGTTATCCTTGGTATTGTTGCAATAATAATGCAATTGATAAATGAAGAGCTTGGACTTATATCCATGGGCATGTATGCAATAGGAATTTTATTTACTACAGTATATTTACTAATTAATTTGATTTTTCTTGTTAAAAACAGTACCATGAGTAAAAATAATAGAATTATAATTATTACAGGAATTCTATTATTTGGTATATTTATATTTTTAGGGGATATTATATCTGATAAATTTGCCTTTGGATATAGAAAACTTAATGAACCAATTAAAATTGGAAAAGAATTTTTACTATATGAATGTGATGATAAATCCCATGGTAATGAAAAAGTGTATATGACTATAAATAAAATAGAGAAGGATAATGGGTCGTGTGTTGGAGATGATGAATCGCAGTGTACCATTATGGACTTTGATTTAAGATATGAGGGAAAAAAGCCATTAAAGCTTGTTAATGAAAATAGAAGTTTTAGTGATCTGTGTAGTTTTAATACTATTGTATCATCAGATAAATTAAAAGATGGTGAGTGGGAATATGAATTTCTTATAGAAGATGACATGGACTCTGAGGTTATACACAGTGAATATACTAAAAATTTGCCTAAAGTAATTAAGCCAGGAGCTACATTGAAAAATATAGTTTACCCTATAGCTATTATGGGAGTTGGATATGATGATATATCCATTAAAGATATGAATCTACAAATTGAGACAGGGTTGAAAATGCAACATGAAGGTAAGGACATAAGAGAAGACATAAATAAATAA
- a CDS encoding alpha/beta hydrolase yields MTKKKKIIISLIAMLLLITVGTGAFIGNYFYDLAINPSTSKDMIFGDDDDEGEIKEDVNWLINDSNYNDKYINSFDNLKLHSYEIKNKIETNKWAIVVHGYTSEGETVSSKAKHFHDMGYNVLVPDLRAHGKSEGHYIGMGWDDRLDIINWINIIVKDNPNSEIILHGTSMGAATVLSTSGESLPSNIKAIIADCSYTSVWDEFTYQLKALFDLPSFPVMNLSNIVTMIKAGYSLKEASPIKQVAKSKTPILYIHGDKDDFVPYYMMDQLYNATSSQKSKLTIKNAAHGKAALVNPNLYWNTVSDFLDKYIVK; encoded by the coding sequence ATGACTAAAAAGAAAAAAATAATAATAAGTTTAATAGCAATGCTATTATTAATAACTGTTGGCACAGGCGCTTTTATAGGGAATTATTTTTATGACCTAGCTATTAATCCATCTACATCAAAGGATATGATATTTGGTGATGATGACGATGAAGGGGAGATAAAAGAAGATGTTAATTGGCTAATAAACGATTCGAATTATAATGATAAATATATAAATTCTTTTGACAATCTTAAACTACATTCTTATGAAATAAAAAATAAAATTGAAACTAATAAATGGGCAATTGTAGTTCATGGTTATACTTCTGAAGGTGAAACTGTAAGCTCTAAGGCTAAACATTTTCATGATATGGGATATAATGTTCTAGTACCGGATTTAAGAGCCCATGGAAAAAGTGAAGGTCATTATATTGGAATGGGCTGGGATGATAGACTTGATATAATTAACTGGATTAATATCATAGTTAAAGATAATCCAAATTCTGAAATAATTTTACATGGTACATCTATGGGAGCTGCTACTGTTTTATCTACTTCAGGAGAAAGTCTGCCTTCTAATATTAAAGCTATTATTGCAGATTGTAGCTATACTTCAGTTTGGGATGAGTTTACTTATCAATTAAAAGCTTTATTTGATTTGCCATCCTTTCCTGTAATGAATCTTTCTAATATAGTTACAATGATTAAAGCTGGATACTCCCTTAAAGAAGCTTCTCCAATTAAGCAAGTAGCTAAATCAAAAACTCCAATTCTTTATATTCATGGAGACAAAGATGATTTTGTTCCATATTATATGATGGATCAGCTTTACAATGCTACAAGTTCACAAAAAAGCAAACTTACCATAAAAAATGCTGCCCACGGAAAAGCTGCTTTAGTTAATCCAAACCTTTACTGGAATACAGTAAGTGATTTTTTAGATAAATATATAGTTAAATAA